In one Buchnera aphidicola (Uroleucon sonchi) genomic region, the following are encoded:
- the rnhA gene encoding ribonuclease HI, translating into MLKIVKMFTDGSCLGNPGPGGYAVILRYKFNEKILTAGFYLTTNNRMELMAVISGLEFLKTPCSVKIITDSLYVKKGIIDWMPIWKKKKWKTTNKKNVKNIDLWLRIDNALKNHSVEWLWIKAHIGHLENEKCDIIARKSAKQPSINDYYYEKSKF; encoded by the coding sequence ATTTTGAAAATAGTCAAAATGTTTACAGATGGATCTTGTTTGGGTAATCCTGGTCCGGGCGGTTATGCTGTAATATTACGTTATAAATTTAATGAAAAAATTCTAACTGCAGGATTTTATTTAACTACAAATAATCGTATGGAATTAATGGCTGTAATATCGGGATTAGAGTTTCTCAAAACTCCTTGTTCTGTGAAAATAATAACTGATAGCTTATATGTAAAAAAAGGCATTATTGATTGGATGCCTATTTGGAAAAAAAAAAAATGGAAAACAACAAACAAAAAAAATGTAAAAAATATAGATTTATGGTTGAGAATTGATAATGCTTTGAAAAATCATTCAGTAGAATGGCTTTGGATTAAAGCACATATTGGTCATTTAGAAAATGAAAAATGTGATATAATAGCACGTAAATCAGCAAAACAACCTTCAATAAATGATTATTATTACGAAAAAAGTAAATTTTAA
- the argS gene encoding arginine--tRNA ligase, which yields MNITHLIKTDIENTLINIGYKNFCKPIIILSKKTHLGHYQLNNLIKIANILKLDTYELSKKIIFNIKKKNIYKKITFSQPGFINIFFSRRWLAKQLETIFISSRLGINRMVKKNIVIDYSSPNIAKEMHIGHLRSTIIGDVTARVLDFLGHNVIRANHIGDWGTQFGMLIAYLQQKDILTNNNLSLKELESYYCKAKKKYDINKKFAEKSRKYVVKLQNGDIYCHSIWKKLVSITMTENYKIYKKLNVTLENIHTIGESVYNKMLPNIIEDLISKKIAIKKNGATIVFLKEFKNRLGESMGVVIQKQDTGFLYSTIEIACLKYRHEVLHADRIIYYTDSRQSQHLMQSWIIAKKANYIPKDLLLEHHTFGMMLSINKRPFKTRDGNNIKLTDLLNESIERAKHLIQKKQPNLSKKKLLTLATIIGISAVKYSDLSKNRHTNYIFNWDDMLSFEGNTAPYIQYAYTRISSIIKKSIIPIHKLKEQIILKKDIEITLAIKILEFEEIILLLAEKGTPHILCKYLYQLATNFSSFYENCSILFAKNINTYKSRLKLSILTAKTLKKGLNILGIKIVKKM from the coding sequence ATGAATATAACACACCTTATTAAAACAGATATTGAAAATACTTTAATTAATATTGGTTATAAAAATTTTTGTAAACCGATTATTATATTAAGTAAAAAAACACATTTAGGTCATTATCAACTAAACAATTTAATTAAAATTGCTAACATATTAAAATTAGATACATATGAATTATCTAAAAAAATTATATTTAATATCAAAAAAAAAAATATTTATAAAAAAATCACTTTTTCTCAGCCAGGTTTTATCAATATATTTTTTAGTCGTCGTTGGCTTGCTAAACAATTAGAAACAATTTTTATTTCATCTCGACTTGGTATTAACCGAATGGTTAAAAAAAATATTGTAATAGACTATTCTTCGCCAAATATTGCAAAAGAAATGCATATTGGACATTTACGATCTACAATTATTGGGGATGTTACAGCTAGAGTATTAGATTTTTTAGGACATAATGTTATTAGAGCAAATCATATTGGCGATTGGGGCACACAATTTGGCATGTTAATTGCATATTTACAACAAAAAGATATATTAACAAATAATAATTTATCTCTTAAAGAATTAGAATCATATTATTGTAAAGCAAAAAAAAAATATGATATTAATAAAAAATTTGCAGAAAAATCTAGAAAATATGTAGTAAAATTACAAAATGGCGATATATATTGTCATTCTATATGGAAAAAATTAGTATCAATTACTATGACAGAAAATTACAAAATATATAAAAAACTAAATGTTACTCTAGAAAATATTCATACTATAGGAGAAAGTGTCTATAATAAAATGCTCCCTAACATTATTGAAGATTTAATAAGCAAAAAAATAGCTATTAAGAAAAATGGTGCTACTATTGTTTTTTTAAAAGAATTTAAAAATAGATTAGGTGAATCTATGGGTGTCGTAATTCAAAAACAAGATACAGGATTTTTATATTCTACTATAGAAATCGCTTGTTTGAAATATAGACATGAAGTGTTACATGCTGATCGTATTATATACTATACTGATTCTCGACAAAGTCAACATTTAATGCAATCATGGATTATTGCAAAAAAAGCTAATTATATACCTAAAGATTTATTGTTAGAGCATCATACATTTGGAATGATGTTATCAATAAATAAACGTCCATTTAAAACTCGAGATGGAAATAATATTAAACTTACTGATCTTTTAAATGAATCTATAGAAAGAGCTAAACATTTAATCCAAAAAAAACAACCAAATTTATCTAAAAAAAAATTACTTACATTAGCAACTATAATTGGTATTAGTGCAGTTAAATATTCTGATTTATCTAAAAATAGACATACTAATTATATTTTTAATTGGGATGATATGTTAAGTTTCGAAGGAAATACAGCTCCATATATACAATATGCTTATACAAGAATTTCTTCTATCATAAAAAAATCTATTATTCCTATACATAAATTAAAAGAACAAATTATTTTAAAAAAAGACATTGAAATAACTTTAGCAATAAAAATACTAGAATTTGAAGAAATAATATTATTACTTGCTGAAAAAGGAACCCCTCATATTTTATGTAAATATCTTTATCAACTTGCAACAAATTTTTCTAGTTTTTACGAAAATTGTTCTATACTTTTTGCAAAAAACATCAATACTTATAAAAGTAGATTAAAATTATCTATTTTAACAGCAAAAACATTAAAAAAAGGATTAAATATACTTGGAATTAAAATAGTAAAAAAAATGTAA
- the era gene encoding GTPase Era, which produces MNIKQEYCGYISIVGKSNVGKSTLLNKIIGKTISISSKKKYTTQNNIIGIKTQNIYQTIYIDTPGMIIDQKKQSIISEQEKFYKTIKISELIIFIIDTIFWTQDNQIIFDKIQQYNIPIIIIINKIDRINNKMILLPLIKFLKNKKNIIEIIPISIKKTNHMNFLNHIIIKYLPKQQHIYPRSYVTTNTQLFTLSEIIRKQLILFLGDELPALITVHIESLKINQNKDVRIIAIIKVKNSRHKKIVIGHHGEKIKKISMISRQKIINEICAKTHLFIWVK; this is translated from the coding sequence GTGAACATAAAACAAGAATATTGTGGATATATTTCTATTGTTGGAAAATCAAATGTTGGTAAATCAACTTTACTTAATAAAATTATTGGTAAAACAATTTCTATTTCATCAAAAAAAAAATATACAACACAAAATAATATTATTGGTATTAAAACACAAAATATTTATCAAACTATTTATATAGACACGCCAGGTATGATTATAGATCAAAAAAAACAGTCTATTATATCTGAACAAGAAAAATTTTATAAAACAATAAAAATTTCAGAACTAATAATATTCATAATCGATACAATATTTTGGACTCAAGATAATCAGATTATTTTCGATAAAATACAACAATACAATATACCAATTATTATTATTATCAATAAAATTGATAGAATTAATAATAAAATGATTTTATTACCTTTAATTAAATTTCTTAAAAATAAAAAAAATATTATAGAAATTATTCCTATTTCTATTAAAAAAACAAATCATATGAATTTTTTAAATCATATTATAATAAAATATTTACCAAAGCAACAACATATATATCCTAGATCTTATGTAACAACTAATACTCAATTATTTACCTTGTCCGAAATTATTAGAAAACAATTAATATTATTTTTAGGAGATGAATTGCCTGCTTTAATAACAGTACATATTGAATCATTGAAGATTAATCAAAATAAAGATGTTCGTATTATTGCTATAATCAAAGTCAAAAATTCAAGACATAAAAAAATTGTTATTGGTCATCATGGAGAAAAAATTAAAAAAATTAGTATGATTTCAAGACAAAAAATCATAAATGAAATATGCGCTAAAACACATCTTTTTATATGGGTAAAATAA
- the tadA gene encoding tRNA adenosine(34) deaminase TadA — protein sequence MQYNKDIYWMKIALKYAFFAQKKGEIPIGSIIVYEERIIGIGWNSSIIQHDPTAHAEIIALRHAGKTIKNYRLKNSTLYVTLEPCIMCFGAIIHSRIQRLVFGANNKKFNQNQSLKNFSFHSDKNYNLNIQNNIMQYECENILVNFFQKKRNKIK from the coding sequence ATACAATATAATAAAGATATATATTGGATGAAAATTGCTTTAAAATATGCATTTTTTGCTCAAAAAAAAGGCGAAATCCCTATTGGATCAATAATAGTTTATGAAGAACGTATAATTGGAATTGGATGGAATAGTTCAATTATTCAGCACGATCCTACTGCACATGCAGAAATTATCGCATTACGTCATGCAGGTAAAACAATAAAAAATTATCGTTTAAAAAATAGTACATTATATGTAACATTAGAGCCATGCATAATGTGTTTTGGAGCAATTATACATAGTCGTATTCAACGTTTAGTATTTGGAGCAAATAATAAAAAATTTAATCAAAATCAATCTTTAAAAAATTTTTCTTTTCATTCAGATAAAAATTATAATTTAAATATACAAAATAATATAATGCAATATGAATGTGAAAATATTTTAGTAAATTTTTTCCAAAAAAAAAGGAATAAAATAAAATAA
- the flhA gene encoding flagellar biosynthesis protein FlhA, whose protein sequence is MINFSTFFRILKNLKSIQWQILSGPILILMILSMMVLPLAPFVLDIFFTFNISLSIIILLVSMFTRQTLDFTAFPTILLFSTLLRLALNVASTRVIFLKGHEGANSAGKVIESFGHFLVGGNFAIGIVVFIILVIINFIVITKGASRIAEVGARFILDAMPGKQMAIDADLNAGLIGEEKAKKRRIKITQEADFYGSMDGASKFVRGDAIAGILIMVINIFGGLIIGLIQHNMLLSKAIEVYTLLTIGDGLVAQIPALVISTAAGVIVTRVSSNQNVGEQMVSQLFYNPQVILLSAIVLGVLGLVPGMPNIIFLIFTIILLILSWWLYEKQYMLENNFLTSNKKYKLIHNSISEASWKDVKLEDPIRIEIGYKLTPIIDINKTNNLLDRIRVVRKKIAQEIGFLPPLVHIQNNMNLSGNIYRIFIKGVEVGQGECFYDLHVAITSGRETASLSFEKIYQTDFGLSGYWIHEKFKNEAQKKGYSVVESSMLIATHLDFLISNHINELFGRQEAQQLLDYVSTEMPKLTENLIPNIISLTTLHRVLKNLLLENIPIRDMRTILETISEHADVQKDPNELTSLVRIALRKIIIQKVFNTNNVIEMIGLDLNLEQLLLSNIKSGLNNIEPTLSENILIKTKEAIKKQILINAPIVLLVSHPLRNFLSQFLRPSFPELIVLSQLEITDVKKIKITNILGS, encoded by the coding sequence ATGATTAATTTTTCTACTTTTTTTCGTATTCTTAAAAATTTGAAAAGTATTCAATGGCAAATACTTTCAGGCCCAATACTTATTTTAATGATTTTATCAATGATGGTTTTACCATTAGCACCTTTTGTTTTAGATATTTTTTTTACTTTTAATATTTCTTTATCTATTATTATTTTACTTGTATCTATGTTTACTCGTCAAACACTAGATTTTACTGCATTTCCAACTATTTTATTATTTTCTACATTATTACGTTTAGCTTTAAATGTAGCTTCTACACGTGTTATTTTTTTAAAGGGACATGAAGGAGCTAATTCAGCAGGAAAAGTAATTGAATCATTTGGTCATTTTTTAGTAGGTGGTAATTTTGCTATTGGAATAGTCGTATTTATAATATTAGTTATTATTAATTTCATTGTGATTACTAAAGGAGCTAGTCGTATAGCGGAAGTAGGTGCACGATTTATATTAGATGCGATGCCAGGTAAACAAATGGCAATTGATGCTGATTTAAATGCAGGTTTAATTGGTGAAGAGAAAGCAAAAAAACGCCGTATTAAAATAACACAAGAAGCTGATTTTTATGGTTCTATGGACGGTGCTAGTAAATTTGTGCGTGGAGATGCCATTGCGGGTATTTTAATCATGGTAATTAATATCTTTGGAGGATTAATTATTGGTTTAATACAACATAATATGTTATTGAGTAAAGCTATTGAAGTTTATACTTTATTAACAATTGGTGATGGTTTAGTTGCACAAATTCCAGCTTTAGTGATTTCTACTGCAGCTGGTGTAATAGTAACGCGTGTAAGTAGTAATCAAAATGTTGGGGAACAAATGGTTAGTCAATTATTTTATAATCCTCAAGTTATTTTATTAAGCGCCATTGTTTTAGGTGTTCTTGGTTTAGTTCCTGGCATGCCTAATATTATATTTTTAATTTTTACAATTATCTTATTAATATTGTCTTGGTGGTTGTATGAAAAACAATATATGTTAGAAAACAATTTTTTAACCTCTAATAAAAAATATAAATTAATACATAACTCTATTTCAGAAGCATCATGGAAAGATGTGAAATTAGAAGATCCAATTAGAATAGAAATAGGTTATAAACTAACACCAATAATTGATATAAATAAAACAAATAATTTATTAGATAGAATTCGTGTAGTGCGTAAAAAAATTGCTCAAGAAATTGGATTTTTACCTCCATTAGTACATATTCAAAATAATATGAATTTGTCAGGAAATATTTATCGTATATTTATTAAAGGAGTTGAAGTAGGTCAAGGTGAATGTTTTTATGATCTTCATGTAGCTATTACTTCAGGTAGAGAAACCGCATCTTTATCATTTGAAAAAATATATCAAACTGATTTTGGTTTATCTGGTTATTGGATTCACGAAAAATTCAAAAATGAAGCTCAAAAAAAAGGTTATTCTGTTGTAGAATCAAGTATGTTAATTGCGACACATTTAGATTTTTTAATTTCAAATCATATTAATGAACTATTTGGCCGTCAAGAAGCTCAACAATTATTAGATTATGTTAGTACAGAAATGCCTAAATTAACTGAAAACTTAATTCCTAATATAATTAGTTTAACTACTTTACATAGAGTGTTAAAAAATTTACTTTTAGAAAATATTCCAATTCGTGATATGAGAACTATTTTAGAAACAATATCAGAGCATGCTGATGTTCAAAAAGATCCAAATGAATTAACTAGTCTTGTTCGAATAGCACTAAGAAAAATTATTATACAAAAAGTGTTTAATACGAACAATGTGATTGAAATGATAGGATTAGATCTCAATTTAGAGCAATTATTATTAAGTAATATTAAATCAGGTTTAAATAATATAGAACCTACTTTATCGGAAAATATACTAATAAAAACAAAAGAAGCTATAAAAAAACAAATCTTAATAAATGCTCCTATTGTATTATTAGTCAGTCATCCTTTAAGAAATTTTTTATCACAATTTCTTAGACCAAGTTTTCCAGAATTAATAGTTTTATCTCAATTAGAGATTACAGATGTTAAAAAAATTAAAATAACAAATATTCTTGGTTCTTAA
- the acpS gene encoding holo-ACP synthase, whose protein sequence is MSIIGIGIDFIEILRIKKIFFKYKNNFAKKILSIEEFKQYIASQEKIHFLAKKFAAKEAASKALGTGIHNSIQFNELEFYNNSLGKPQLRFLNNAFKKSKELKCKNIHVSISDQKLYAYALVILEN, encoded by the coding sequence ATGTCTATTATTGGAATAGGAATTGATTTTATTGAAATATTACGTATTAAGAAAATATTTTTTAAATATAAAAATAATTTTGCTAAAAAAATTTTATCTATAGAAGAATTTAAACAATATATCGCATCACAAGAAAAAATTCATTTTCTTGCTAAAAAATTTGCAGCTAAAGAAGCTGCTTCTAAAGCATTAGGAACAGGGATACATAATAGTATTCAATTTAACGAGTTAGAATTTTATAATAATTCATTAGGAAAACCTCAATTAAGATTTTTAAATAATGCATTTAAAAAATCTAAAGAGTTAAAATGTAAAAATATACATGTTAGTATATCTGATCAAAAATTATATGCTTATGCTTTAGTAATTTTAGAAAACTAA
- a CDS encoding nucleotide exchange factor GrpE yields MIDEQEKKIKNVKSEKHQKYNNENNENNENNENNENNENNENNENNENNENNENNENNENNENNENNENNENNNLINELSNEICLLNKKIIQKKIESEQDIITLYERVNKDIENARKFSLEKVLKDFLPIIDNIERAVDLIEKNSSQDIFLKIINKLQNINDLFKKFFTIFSITKIDSCNVPFDPLIHQAMSIHYTNTVEPNQIITVMQPGYTLHKIRLLRPAMVIVSKNKT; encoded by the coding sequence ATGATAGATGAACAAGAAAAAAAAATAAAAAATGTAAAATCTGAAAAACATCAAAAATATAATAATGAAAATAATGAAAATAATGAAAATAATGAAAATAATGAAAATAATGAAAATAATGAAAATAATGAAAATAATGAAAATAATGAAAATAATGAAAATAATGAAAATAATGAAAATAATGAAAATAATGAAAATAATGAAAATAATGAAAATAACAATTTAATCAATGAATTATCAAATGAGATATGTTTATTAAACAAAAAAATAATACAAAAAAAAATTGAAAGTGAACAAGATATTATTACTCTTTATGAAAGAGTAAACAAAGACATAGAAAACGCTAGAAAATTTTCCCTAGAAAAAGTGCTTAAAGACTTTTTACCTATTATTGATAATATTGAGCGTGCAGTAGATTTAATAGAAAAAAACTCATCACAAGATATCTTTTTAAAAATAATAAATAAATTACAGAATATTAATGATTTATTTAAAAAATTTTTTACTATCTTTAGTATAACCAAGATAGATAGTTGCAATGTACCATTTGATCCATTAATTCATCAAGCTATGTCAATTCACTATACTAATACAGTAGAACCAAATCAAATTATTACAGTAATGCAACCAGGTTATACATTACATAAAATTCGTTTATTGCGTCCGGCTATGGTTATAGTTTCAAAAAATAAAACATAA
- the gloB gene encoding hydroxyacylglutathione hydrolase: MLFLKKIPILVDNYVWLLVNNDGFCIIIDPGCSETVIKIMNKKKWYPIAIFLTHCHFDHVLGVKGIIQYYSYPITVFGPDETKNYHVNKILKEGDKIIVLNRTFSIFFTPGHTAGHITYYSDPYLFCGDTIFSGGCGSIYKNQYLEMYNSIQLLSSLPDFTIICCSHEYTLLNLQFTMFFLPNDIQIQLYFKKMQHQISIGKATLPSYLIFEKKINLFFRTDECFLKKTLGMNLFSTGLEVFTELRIKKDFFGAKRD; the protein is encoded by the coding sequence ATGTTATTTTTAAAAAAAATACCAATATTAGTTGATAACTATGTATGGTTATTAGTTAATAATGATGGTTTTTGTATTATTATTGATCCTGGATGTTCTGAAACTGTCATCAAAATAATGAATAAAAAAAAATGGTATCCTATAGCTATTTTTTTAACACATTGCCATTTTGATCATGTATTAGGTGTTAAAGGTATTATTCAATATTATTCTTATCCAATTACTGTATTCGGTCCTGATGAAACTAAAAATTATCATGTAAATAAAATTTTAAAAGAAGGAGATAAAATTATCGTTTTAAATAGAACATTTTCTATTTTTTTTACTCCTGGTCATACTGCAGGTCATATTACATATTATAGTGATCCATATCTTTTTTGTGGTGATACTATATTTTCTGGTGGTTGTGGGAGTATTTATAAAAATCAATACTTAGAAATGTACAATTCTATACAATTACTTTCTTCTTTACCTGATTTTACAATTATATGTTGTTCACATGAATATACTTTATTAAATTTACAATTTACTATGTTTTTTTTACCGAATGATATACAAATTCAATTGTATTTTAAAAAAATGCAACACCAAATAAGTATCGGCAAAGCTACTTTGCCGTCATATTTAATATTCGAAAAAAAAATTAATTTATTTTTTAGGACAGATGAATGTTTTTTAAAAAAAACTTTAGGTATGAATTTATTCAGTACTGGATTAGAAGTTTTCACAGAATTGCGTATTAAAAAAGATTTTTTTGGAGCTAAGCGGGATTGA
- the rnc gene encoding ribonuclease III, whose amino-acid sequence MNHIVTNKIQKVLGYTFTHKDLLRQALTHRSASSKHNERLEFLGDSILSFVIANALYQHFPYINEGDMSRMRATLVRGNTLAEIAYEFDLGEYLKLGQGELKSGGFRRESILANTVEALIGSIYLDSNIKTVEELILKWYEKRLEKISPGEKQKDSKTRLQEYLQSKHLDLPNYFIVKVYGEAHNQLFTIHCKISMIAECFIGTGSSRRKAEQDAAQKALIQLGVE is encoded by the coding sequence ATGAATCATATTGTAACAAATAAAATACAAAAAGTATTAGGATATACTTTTACTCATAAAGATCTTTTAAGACAAGCATTAACGCATCGTAGTGCCAGTAGTAAACACAATGAAAGATTAGAATTTTTAGGTGATTCTATTTTAAGTTTTGTGATTGCGAATGCTTTATATCAACATTTTCCATATATAAATGAAGGTGATATGAGTCGTATGAGAGCTACTTTAGTACGTGGAAATACTTTAGCTGAAATTGCATATGAATTTGATTTAGGAGAATATTTAAAATTAGGGCAAGGAGAGCTAAAAAGTGGAGGATTTCGGCGTGAATCTATTTTAGCAAATACAGTAGAAGCTTTAATAGGTAGTATTTATTTAGATAGTAATATTAAAACAGTAGAAGAATTGATATTAAAATGGTATGAAAAACGTTTAGAAAAAATTAGTCCTGGAGAAAAACAAAAAGATTCTAAAACACGGTTACAAGAGTATTTACAATCAAAACATTTAGATTTGCCAAATTATTTTATTGTAAAAGTATATGGTGAAGCTCATAATCAATTATTTACTATTCATTGTAAAATTAGTATGATAGCTGAATGTTTTATTGGAACTGGTTCTAGTCGACGAAAGGCTGAACAGGATGCTGCACAAAAAGCATTAATTCAATTAGGTGTAGAGTGA
- the gpt gene encoding xanthine phosphoribosyltransferase — translation MSEKYIVTWDMLQIHTRKLAVRLLKKNNFCNGIIAVSRGGLVPSAILARELDIRCVDTVCIVSYQHNCLKDKRKIIKKANGDGEKIIVIDDLVDTGGTAKIIRNLYPKAYFVTIFAKPIGRLFVDDYIIDIPQNVWIEQPWDMSTSYISPIISQI, via the coding sequence ATGAGTGAGAAATACATTGTCACTTGGGATATGCTTCAAATTCATACAAGAAAACTTGCTGTTCGATTGTTAAAAAAAAATAATTTTTGTAATGGTATAATTGCAGTCAGTCGGGGAGGTCTGGTGCCCTCAGCTATATTAGCACGTGAATTAGATATTCGATGTGTTGATACTGTATGTATTGTAAGCTATCAGCATAATTGTTTAAAAGACAAAAGAAAAATAATTAAAAAAGCAAATGGTGATGGAGAAAAAATTATTGTAATAGATGATTTAGTAGATACCGGTGGTACTGCAAAAATTATTCGTAATTTATATCCTAAAGCTTACTTTGTAACAATTTTTGCAAAACCCATAGGTCGTTTATTTGTTGATGATTATATCATAGATATTCCTCAAAATGTATGGATTGAACAACCATGGGATATGTCAACTTCTTATATCTCTCCTATTATTTCGCAAATATAA
- the dnaQ gene encoding DNA polymerase III subunit epsilon, protein MNNTRIVILDTETTGINKTSLPYINHRIIEIGAVEIINRRFTGNNFHVYIQPNRLIEPEALKVHGITDNFLKDKPFFKDIFNEFLKYIQHSTLVIHNAAFDVGFMNQEFDMLNKNIKKIDRLCTIIDTLKIARKLFPGKKNTLDALCTRYKINKSHRDLHSAIIDAYLLGKLYLLMTNSQESICFNHSIDNSKIYQKSKKFIRSKNIVLKTLYAKPVELDSHITYLEYMKNNSFCIWK, encoded by the coding sequence ATGAACAATACAAGAATTGTTATATTAGATACAGAAACTACAGGTATAAATAAAACTAGTCTTCCTTATATTAATCATAGAATTATAGAAATTGGAGCTGTTGAAATTATTAATCGTCGTTTTACCGGAAATAACTTTCATGTTTATATTCAACCTAATAGATTAATTGAACCTGAAGCGTTAAAAGTACATGGTATTACTGATAATTTTTTAAAAGATAAACCATTTTTTAAAGATATTTTTAATGAATTTTTAAAATATATTCAACATTCTACTTTAGTCATACATAATGCTGCATTTGATGTCGGTTTTATGAATCAAGAATTTGATATGTTAAATAAAAACATAAAAAAAATTGATAGATTATGCACTATAATTGATACATTAAAAATTGCACGTAAATTATTTCCAGGAAAAAAAAATACATTAGATGCATTATGTACAAGATATAAAATAAATAAATCTCATCGAGATTTACATAGCGCAATAATAGATGCGTATCTTTTAGGTAAATTATATCTCTTAATGACTAACAGTCAAGAATCTATATGCTTTAATCATTCAATTGATAATTCAAAAATATATCAAAAATCAAAAAAATTTATTCGATCTAAAAATATTGTTTTAAAAACATTATATGCTAAACCAGTAGAATTAGATTCACATATCACTTATTTAGAATACATGAAAAATAATAGTTTTTGTATATGGAAATAA
- the lpcA gene encoding D-sedoheptulose 7-phosphate isomerase — translation MYKKIIFSEFNSALMTLKKFLKNNEEINNIQKAALVISQSFKNGNKVISCGNGGSHCDAMHFSEELTSVYRDKRDGYPAISISDSSYISAVGNDFGYDQIFSRYIKSIGCTNDVLLAISTSGNSLNVINAVKIATQKNMKVISLTGNNGGEIKKLSDIAICVPYYGYADRIQEMHIKIIHILILLIENEMKNIK, via the coding sequence ATGTATAAAAAAATAATTTTTTCTGAATTTAATTCAGCTTTAATGACATTAAAAAAATTTTTAAAGAATAATGAAGAAATAAATAATATTCAAAAAGCAGCTCTAGTCATTTCTCAATCATTTAAGAATGGTAATAAAGTAATATCATGTGGAAATGGAGGCTCTCATTGTGATGCTATGCATTTTTCGGAAGAATTAACTAGCGTATACCGAGATAAAAGAGATGGATATCCTGCTATTTCTATATCAGATAGTAGTTATATATCTGCAGTAGGAAATGATTTTGGATATGATCAAATATTTTCACGTTATATAAAAAGTATAGGATGTACAAATGATGTATTGTTAGCTATTTCGACTTCTGGTAATTCATTAAACGTAATTAATGCAGTTAAAATAGCTACTCAAAAAAATATGAAAGTTATTTCATTAACAGGTAACAATGGAGGAGAAATTAAAAAATTATCTGATATAGCAATTTGTGTACCATATTACGGTTATGCAGATAGAATACAAGAAATGCACATTAAAATTATTCATATATTAATATTACTTATTGAAAATGAAATGAAAAACATAAAATAA
- the smpB gene encoding SsrA-binding protein SmpB, producing the protein MSYKINAQQKKCKIVSNKKAYHHYFIEQIFHAGIVLQGWEVKSIRSGRINISESYVSNYFNEMYLVNTLIQPLYMSSNHIICDPKRKRKLLLNKHEIALLSMKKNNIGYTIISLSMFWEKSWCKLELGLARGKNKQDQRIDIKKREWQREKLRILKNK; encoded by the coding sequence ATGTCATATAAAATAAATGCTCAACAAAAAAAGTGTAAAATCGTATCAAATAAAAAAGCATATCATCATTATTTTATTGAACAAATTTTTCACGCTGGAATTGTGCTACAAGGTTGGGAAGTAAAATCTATCAGATCTGGTAGAATAAACATTTCAGAAAGTTATGTATCAAACTATTTTAATGAAATGTATCTTGTTAATACTTTAATTCAACCTTTGTATATGTCTTCTAATCATATTATTTGCGATCCAAAGAGAAAAAGAAAATTATTATTAAATAAACATGAAATTGCATTATTATCAATGAAAAAAAATAATATAGGCTATACAATTATATCATTATCTATGTTTTGGGAAAAATCTTGGTGCAAATTAGAATTGGGTCTAGCAAGAGGTAAAAATAAACAAGATCAAAGAATAGATATTAAAAAAAGAGAATGGCAAAGAGAAAAGCTAAGAATTTTAAAAAACAAATAA